The stretch of DNA ACTCGAACTCACTGGATATTAAAGCACTATTTTGTGTCTATGATGAACGTTTTATTGCGTAATGTTTCAATAGATGGAATGAGTCTCTTGTCTCCTTTTGTGATCATGTTAGAGGAAATTTGAACCCCCACAAAAAAAGTGCGCCGATTTTGTTACTAAGCGTGCTTTTAAATTTATGTAATGATAAAGCTTCACCATGGTGGTCAGGTACGGCGCGATCTTTAAAAAGACTCCATTTTAAAACTCTATCCGACCCCCCGCCAGCAGTTTATAGGATTAAACATCTGACGAACCTTTGGGTACAATCCCTCTCCGCAAAACAGCACTTCTGTAATCGCtggtgttttttttctttctttggttcGCCCGAATGGAGGCCTTTGTTGCCTCATCTCTTTAATCTAATTcatctttttaataaataaagtgagtagcatactattttattctaaaataaataaataaataaataaataaagcttcACCTCTGATCAACTTTTGTTGACACGTTGCATGTTAAAGATACAGGTTGTAACCCTTTTTGAGTGTATAAAATTACACACGGAAATGTTTACGGGGCAAGGAATGTTTTTAGGTGCCCCAGAGTGTACTCAATTGCTAACTAATATATTAATGTGGCTACTTTTTCCTTGAATATTTTGATTCTTAAATTCACAACACTTGTGGAAATAAAATATGTGACAAGTTTGGACAGATATTTAACATTTCTCAATTTgaggaaactatttttaattcaacatttcaattttttttattaataataataaataaaaataaaaatacaagcGGTGGTTTTGGAAATTGGAACCACCTCCCACTACCTCGATATTTACGGAGCCCACCTTTGTCCCGTGTCTCCTGCGAGGCTGCGACTGCACCACACCCTGCGTACAGTGTCGCTGCTGTTCTCAAACGTGAGAAGTGCTTTTCTCTCCCATTTCAGAAGCCCCATTACTCGTTGCTCATGTGAAGCAGCAGCAATGGAGAGGCAAAGGATCTTCTCCCTAAAGCCCATGAAGCTCCTGGCTCTCTCCTTCACcgtctcctcctctctcctcttctgCTTCCTCTTCTCACTCTGGGTTTTTGATGTCACCCCCTCGGGTCCCGCAGAAGCTCATTTACAGTTCTTCGGAAGCTTCAAATCCGCAAAAAAAGGTGCTTTTGCTGCTTCCAGAAGCGATTTCTCTGGTAATGCGACTAAAGGTCCTGCTTTGTGGGAAACCCATGTTGCGGGAGTGGCTAATTTCTCTAGGGAAGCTGTGGATTCGACAGTGGAGGTGAAAGATGCGATCTTGGCACGAGCCCGTGTCAGGGGAGCGAGTGATTTATCTAAAAACGAAGTTGATGATGCAGTTGACAGTGAGAAAGATGGGATTTTTAATGGTGCCCATTTGGAAAGAGCCCATGTTTCCTCTCAAGAAGCTACTGTAACTAACACATCCAAAAGCACTTCTTCTGAAGCAGGAGAATTGATTAGCAGAGGAAGCCCCTATGGTGCTTCTGGAGAAAGCACAAACCCATTAGCGGAAAAGATTGAGAGTAACAGCACAAAACAATGTGACATTTATGATGGAAAATGGGTTTATGATGATGAGAGCTATCCTCTTTACAGGAGCAAATCATGCCCCTTTATAGATGAGGGGTTTAATTGTGAGGCTAATGGGAGAGTGGATTTAGGGTTCATGAAGTGGAGGTGGCAACCTCACCATTGTAGCATCCCAAGGTACCTCATTTTTTCCCTCTTACTTGATTTCATATTTTACTTTACTTATTTGATGTGGGAAAAAGAATACTTGGTTGAACTAGCATTTGGGATTTGCTTGGGCTAAGTTCAGGTTCAACCCTGTGAAAATGTTGGAGATGATTAGAGGGAAGAGACTTGTTTTTGTCGGAGATTCGATTAACCGAAACCAGTGGGAATCCATGATGTGTTTGCTATGGGGGACCGTATCGGACCCTAGACGAGTTCATGAAGCTCGCGGGCGGAGGATCACGAAAGAGAAGGGGAACTACAACTTTAAGTTCTTGGTATACAACCGTAGAATTTATACTTTTATCAGCACCAGTTCGACGATAACCGAGTTTGATCAGAAGGTCTTTATGTAGGATTACAACTGCAGTGTCGAGTATTACGTGACTCATTTCTTGGTGCACGAGAGCAAGGCGAGAATAGGGCTGCGGCGCGTTAAGACGTTGAGGATTGATGCTATGGATAGGAGTTCATCAAGATGGAGGGGAGCTGATATACTTGTATTTAACACTGCACACTGGTGGTCTCACCACAAAACAAAAGCTGGGTGAGCgcgattcttttctttctcaagTGTTTCTGAATTTCAGGCTTTAGCTTTCCTACGTGCGAAGGATTTTACGTTTATCTGAATCCATATATGTTCTTGAGTAAACAATTCGCGTAGTTTCTCGCTAACCCTACGAGTACTGCTGATGCATGGAACTCGGAGTGTATCGATTAATAACTCGTTCCTTTTTATCGATAGAGTCAATTACTATCAGGAAGGAGACCGTGTTCACCCCCGCCTCGATGTTTCTACCGCTTTCCGAAAAGCTTTAACAACTTGGGCGTCGTGGGTCGACCAACACGTTAATCCACGCAAAACGCAAGTTTTCTTCAGAAGTTCTTCGCCGTCTCATTTCAGGTGAGCCCCTCACAGTTCCGAAGCTAAGAAAGTtgggaaaaataataataagaacaaCTGGTCTCTTCTCAACAACTTTGCATGTCGCTGCAGCGGCGGCGAGTGGAATTCGGGAGGGCACTGCAGAGAGAGCACCCGACCGTTGAATGAGACTTCCGAGAGACAAGTTCCTCTCAGAAACTTGGTATTGGATCAAGTAGTAAAGCAAATGAGAACCTCTGTAACTATCCTCAACATAACTAACTTATCGGGGCTTAGAATTGATGGGCACCCATCGATATACGGTAAGAAGTTTGAGAAAGTGCAGCAATCGAGCATTCAAGATTGTAGCCATTGGTGCCTCCCTGGAGTCCCAGACACATGGAATGAGCTCCTTTACTTCTATCTAACATCGCATCACAAACCGATTTTGGCGAGCTAGTTTATGGGATGAAAGCCTACTAACCTTGTCATGTTAATACCTCTGAATTGTTCATctgtatttcttttcttttcttctttttttttcttttttgtgttgaGCCCctaattgttttattttattttattttattttattcttttgtgtCTGCTTATTTGAATCTTACCTTGAGGCTATTGGCATGATTGTGAGACTAAATGTACATGATATGAAAAATATcggtattttttaatatttctataCTCTAATTTTCTTTGCTGCTTGTTAATTGTTAGCAGTATTCTTGTGTTCATGTATGCAAATTGAGATGATGCCTACTAAAGAAAGCAAATTTTCACTTTGTACCCTCCACTTGTCCCGAAGTGCATGATTCATTTCCCCGGCCTACCTCTTATAAAATTTCGTTGTTCTAATGAAGCCGCCACAAAATTTACCGAAAATTCTTCACAACATCTGCAAATTCATAtaacttaaaataaatttaacaaaatttcttttctatCGGCACGATTCATAAACAGGGggtaaaaaaggagaaaatagaAGACAAAAAGTAACTGGACTTATTAATCTCACTAATTGGTGGATCCATTATGATAAAGTGCATTATTTAGCAGGGATATTAAGTTGCATATGTAGCAACTGTACAACATTACATTGTAATCAACTCGAAATAAATcataaatattctaaattttaatctatAAATACTCTTCAAATAAACTCAGTTCAATAGCAGCTCTAGCGGACGAGGATAATTAGTAATGCATTTAAGAAGCAATATAATTTACCTTCCCTCTTATGTATAGATGAGCAATGTGTTACATGTACTGTATTCTATACTTTGCAAGCTCGTTATGTGCGGAATTTCAAAGAATCACACAACCAGCGTCAATCAAGCTACCTTATGAGCTCGGCTGTGAGAAACAGCCGAATCATCTCTCTTCGATGACCCTCCTGGCTTGCGGGCCCAAGCAGGTGCTTGATCAGGCCCATAGCGATAATCGTAAAATAGCTCCTCGCTCGCTTCAATGTGCTCTTTTGCAAAAATACCCACACGATGGTCACCAGCGACCAACATTACCTGCACAAATATGGTTGTTATGATGACAGAGAATAGATGGTAATGTCTTCGGATGGCTTAAAGAGAATACCTTTGCATAGCAATTAGGATTTGATGAATGATTTGCAAATTTTAGCTTGTCGCCCTTGCGGTAGGCATCCAGTACAAACTGCATAAGGAACACCGCTAGTCTTAATTTTAAAGAATGATTACCATAACCAAAACCCCAAAGCAACTCCTACAGTCAGTACACTGCAAAAGATTAGTAAGTGCCTATTTGGTCCAGCTTCTGAACAGCTCTACTTGCGAAGTAAAAGGCAATTTTCTGGAAACAAGGACTGAAGCTTTTGGTTGGGACAGGGagtaaaaatgagctaaaaatgAGCCTCTAAGACTAAAAAACAATTCCTCATTCTAGCTACATAGGACTTCTTCAAACAGCACTATTTGAAGACTAACACAACAGCTCCAGCCGGGGCAAGTAAGAAAGAAGTTCTTTCTACACGTAGATTCTTAACAGAGAAAAGCTGAAACAATACCTGAtcatttaaatcaaaaaggaaGGACGAGTTTGCACGGTCGTAGATCTTGCCACGTTTATCTGCTTCTTTGTGGGAAATCAATTCGCCCGTATATTCTCCAAGATAGTCGTTCTTATTAACAGGGTTCTAATGAATATCAAAGAGTGTCGGTAAGTTCAATGATTGTTACTACCACAATTTACAACAATGACTTTTCTTACCTTTAGAAAAGCTCCCCATCCGGCAACATCAGACTTCGCCAGCACAATCTTCGTATCATATTAAAAAAGTTAATGAAGAACATTACATCCTCAAGCATAGTGAAACAAGATGATAAGAAACTAACATCGCACTAGTACACTTACTCGCTGCTGTTGTTTCAAAAGGAGCTTCATATTTCCACACTGATAGCCATCGCCTCGTGCCGGCGGCTCGCCTAGTGAACCATCTCCACAGCTGTGCACCAGAACTCtggttagaatacttttagcaaTCTGAATCAGGATAGAGCTTTAAGCTAAAATTAGCGTATGACGCTATCATAAGAGATCCAAGGTGGCTGAATCTCTCCTGATCACCTATATCTATGTTATATCCAGCCTCCCTATACAACATCCCAAATCATCCACCTAATACCGACAGAAAACCAACTTGTGGTAACTTAATTCACTTTTCAGTTGATACAAAGGTGAAACTTTTTCCATACTTCATATGGTTCATTGTTTGGCATAGATGCAGATAACCCCCCTGGAAACATCATGATCTCCACTGTAACACCGTCAATAATGAAACCCTACAGATAATCCCCTAGATTTGTAAAATGTTAGTACCTTACCCGCTCCTGTAGGGGGTACAGTGGATGATTTTCTAAAAAATCAAGGAATTCTCCAAAGGTTTTTATCATCAATTGGGTTAAAGTGCAAATATGACACTTCCAGAGgaatttctgtaatttagcccatttatttattttatcccAGGCATTCAGCTGGCTAGAATAAGAATGAATTAGTAGAAACCTCATTAGTTAATCGGTTATGTCATCCATAGGAATAATGGTGTCCTTTACCGGTTACAGCCTGTTGTTAAACAAATTAATCTTAACTGTCCCATAACAGATCACATAAATTAAcatgcttctagaagcataaAAAATGGCATTCAAATTATTATAGGAAGTTGCTTAATAGTTCCTGTaacataataaaaagaaaagcatcTAACAGAAAAATGCAATGACAAATTACCTGACCCAGCAATTCCTGCAAACATCAGGATCACATTCACGTCCTGCAGCAAAGCATGGGCATTGCCGGCTTCTGCACTGACTTTTCGCACAATGGCATCCTCTAAATCGGTTTTTGCAGCTCTTAGAACACCTACAAGAAAATAACGTGTTGATACAACATTGTGAAAGTTGTGGATGTTActcacatatatgctcaaaattcaagaaaactaaaaaaacgCGTTAGATCAATAACTTATATGATATGAAAAAAGTTTAGCATCTCCAATTTAATACTTCAAGCATTATTATGTATCTTACAATGTTTGACAGACTCAAGGCTTACAAAAGAAGTTGTTCTGCCTGTTCATACCACATGACCACAGGAAGGGCATAATACATACAATTGCTGTGTGTTCATAATTTAATCCATACCCGCAATACTTTTCGCAGCATGTTCCATTTTGCATACAAGAACAGTCTTTTCCACACATTTGCTGGCAAGCACATGGTGTATACTGCCTACACGATTGTTGTTTCCCATCAGCAATCCTTTTCCGAATAGTTGGATGACCAGTGGATTTCCAAGTATATTTAAGCTTCCGAGTTTTACCCCTCCGACGACAAATTCGGGTTCTCGTTGTCATGTCTTGCTCCTACAAGGCACAATCAATGTTATGATATAAACTGTTTTAACTCCAAGATGCTTGCTTGAGCATCTTCATAGGACAAATGATCATAgtacaaatcaaaaataattctttgagaggaaaaaaagctTTGAGCTTTTTAAGTCAGGAAGAGAAATTTTGGGTTGAAGTAAATGGAAAATCTTATCATGATAGAGCAAATAAAGTTACTAGCACCAATATAATGATACTACAATCTCATCAGAGATCATAGTACTAGAGAGAAAAGGTTTTTAGGAATATTATACCAGTTCTTTCTTTTAGATACAACCTAAACAGCATTCCCATGTTATCATAGACTAACAGTCAGTCAACTAATAAATTGAACAGATTCTTTAGTACATACTGTGTACTCCTGGTCAGCCTTTCCAAAGTCATCGAAGCTCGAGTTTGTCAAAAGAGGTCTGCTTGGTAAAGTATTACCATTATTAAACATGTAGTTAGATACATCAATGCATGTCTTCAACCCAGAAAGTAGGTTTCTCGCTATGAGGCAACTGTACAAGAAAGAAAATGGTAGTTGGAACAGGTAAAAGAATGAATGATCCTCCTGAGAACTTCAAATTAAGCTTCTAGCTATACCTGTTTCTCCCGAATATCTCTATCCCTTTCAAGTAAAGATCTTTCTCTAAGGTACTCCAACAAGTACTAGTTTGTGCATTCCTGTCACCGAATGACATCAGCGAAACCTTATTAGTATCTTCTCCTATATCGTCTAAGGCGTCATTTTGATTACCAGCACAGAAATCTGATCTCAAAGAATGTTCAGAGGAATCATCTACGGCTTCCTCCTGAAGTGGATCTGAACTGGGCTCTCCAGAATCTGGACCTTCATCATCAATCTTAATATCCAAAGAAACATCTGAAGATGTTAATGTCTtctgttttttctctttagGACCGAGATTATCTTCTCCTAGGGATATACTTTCATTCTTTGAGAAGCTGCGCTTCCCTCTATTTTTCATGGGTATTGTAGGTTTAGTATTTGGCGAAGTACTTGTCTCGGCAGTTTCTGAAGAAGCCATGACTGGTTTGTCCTCATCAGCGTATTTTTCCATAGATGCAACTTGGTTTACATTGTCATCATCTGGATTTGAATCTTCAGACTCAGAGGGCAATCCAGTTCCACGTTCCACTGTCACCATTTTGGATTTCATCCCATGTGTGGCACTAGAATCAGGGCTATCACCATGAGGATCTTGAAAACCTTCTCGTCTCTAGGGAAAAGATACAAATTAAAGTTAGATCATCTTGATTGGCTAAAGAGcataattatcaaatatataaatgaaaTCTTAGTAGTAGAAGAAGCAACATCTCTCCTAATATTCATAATCCTAGTATGAGAGCCAATACCCTAAGGTAACATTGATCACCACATGGTTTCCTGCTTTCATCAAGTTCAAACTCATACGGCTGCTTTTCACTCTGCCAAGTAAAATCCCCATTAAATTGGCAAATATTTTCAAATCACGCATAAAATTTAGCATTCACAAGTTTCATTGACTCACTGGCATGACTAAATTCTGGGAACAGCCATGAAGGCGGCAGTCAAAAACCTGCAATCACCGAAATATATCGAGTAAACGGATCAAGAAAATTAGAAGTGGTTGAGAGGTACAACGGATCAGTACAATTAACACCTACCAAGCATCGTCGGCAAAAGAGATTATCAAAAGAGTCCAAAGCAGCATCAAGAGTCTTATCAAGAAAGGCTCTACCTTCATGGACTGCTTCATCAGGAGCTGCAGAATTATTcgcatttttttcatttttctcaacAAGCTTTTTGCATCTTTCCtgcatattttaaattatgtaatGTACGATTCAGAGCCAATATTTATGTGCTCTAAATCAAGTCTGTTAAGAACAACAGCAATCTCAATACCTAAATGGTGTACCTCAATTTCCGAAGGAGTTGCATCAATAAAATGGCGGAGGATATTCAGAACTTCCTGGTTTAACCCATGATCCTGAAGGGCCTTCCTGCGATAGTTACAGCAAATATGAGGATATTTAGTTGTCATGACATTTTAATATCTCACCATAGGAAGCACAATGACAAATCTAAGTTCACCAAGTGGAGGATTTCTGTGGCTTCTCTTTTTTAGCCTTTTTGACTAGcaactaataaaaaaagaaagagattaatGTTTCATCCTCAGATGCACAGGGCACCATAGAGATTACTGTTTGTGCTACGGCTAGCTACATAACCCTCTTATACAAGATCCAAACAAATTTTAGTTTCGCTCTACTAAGACAACTTTTTAAGGGTCTTTTGTAAACAAATTATAACTAGATTTTTTAATCCTTTAAGACTTAATATATGGAGTCATAACTTAGTTCCTTTAGAATTGTTTTTTGGGAAGTATATCCTATTAACTTCTATAACAGGCCAGTCAGCCCCAAATTTGGATTCTTTGATGTCTCTTTGGTTCAGTAAATTAGTCAATAAATAATCTAGACATAGTTTATCAAAATATCCTAAGAGGAACGTgtccaatcaaattcaaagTAGACTAAGAAGGCCCATTCTGGACTTGATATAAGAAAACTATATGAAGACTATCTCTGATATGGAACATCAAAAAGTTCAGTTTGAAAGAAATACGGACACATTGGTTTCAAATTATCTCAGTTAAGCTTGATCTAACCTTTTAACCTGATCAACTGAAGCTGGGCTACATAAGTTTGAGCAAACAAATAAAACCAGATGAAAGTTCTAAGCAATAACTCAAAGGAAcgtagaaaaatataacaaaagcaCGATTAAATAGTATATACCATAAAATCTGATCTTCTCCTTCAGAGAATTCATGCTTCTCTTCCAACGGTTCAGAAATCTCTTCATCGCTATCGCTACATATCAGAGCTTCATTGCCATATGGGTCATAATAAATCCTCCTCCTTCCAATAACTGACTGGTCCTCAGCCATTCTTTGATTTCTGTGCTGTGTTGGGTAAGCTAGAGTAAATAACAGGAACAAAATGCAACCTCTTGGCCATCATTCAAGATGTTTAATATGAAGGTGATGCACATTGACGATAGAACAATTATATTGAATGTAATGTAAGaagtatatatgaatgcaaagGATCATCTACCAAACATTTCATAGTAAGCTTAGGCCAAGCCAGGAATCAAGAGTTGTTGCAACTCAAAAAAAAGGGATCACAAGTTGTTAATTTTTCTTCTCGAAgaccttatcttcaaaatgctTTTACATGTCTggttaagaaagaaaaaaaacaacagAACATGATGGATGTTGTTGAATTCATAACAAATGGGCACTGAATAACATAAATTCTACAGGTTTATTGTCTAGGCTCTTCTCTTATCTCTAGATAAGCTCAAAGCGGCTTCCAACAAAGAAGATCACAGTTTAAGGTTTAGAATTATAAAGAAGCATATTCACATTTAGAAATCCAGTTTACAAACAGACTTAAAAGGCTTGAATGTGCATAACTCTGTCTCCATTATTTTATGCTTTACTTGCAATTAAATCAACAACCAATACATCCTTTACTTGTCTTACACCATCAAGTTACATCTAGACTAACTAGAAATCATAGAAAAAATAATCTATCTATTGAAACAATCAACATAAAATAATCAGTTTATTGCACAATCACCATCTCAGGCTCACACTTACTTTTACTTCTTTGATCTCCTACTTGCCTGAACAGATAAGTTAAGAATACTAACTACTTACTCCGAAGATTTACACACTTAGAAGAACACTTCTAGATTACCAAAAAGTCATTATAATGGATTGGAACAAATAACACTTTGCCATTGCATTCTAACTGATAAGCAGCATATTAATTTGACTAGAAAATATATCGAGAACAAGAAACAATACTTTGCTAGGAAAATCCATGATGTGTACGGCGGGATCTTCTCAATGAAAGGAAGCTTGACGAGGCACACCACGCCGTTTCCTACTGCCAAAGTCCCCGCCGATAGGTTCTCTTCCTGGCTATGCCCAATCTCCTTCTCCCCCGACCCATTCACACACTCCCATCCACTCAACTCACACAGGGCATTCCCCATTCGGGCGGAGAGCACGTTCTCCGCCATTTCCGGCCTCGGCAAGCTCCTCGTCGCCACCTCGGCCGCCGCGGCGATATCAAACATGTGGCACGTATGGATCCGAAGACTCTTCCGGTTCTTCTCGATCTTTTCCTACAATTTAGCCAATTTCGCGCCTCAAATTCACCAGGATCATTAGGGATTGTGATGACAAAGAAATCGGACGATGCTTACTTTGATCGAAACCAATCGAGATGCCTGGATTTGCTTCTTGAGCTGATTCAGCTTCGACGAGAGGCTCGAGATCGAATCCTTCCCGTGAGGTCCCTCCGATCTCTGCGACAACAAAAGCATGACGAAGTAGCACAGCGATATTAGATCGATTTCTCCGAATATTGCATGATATTTAGGGTTTGTGATCGCGAAATCGTAGAGAAATCCCACCTTGGGGCGATGAGAAGAGGAATCGGGGCCTCGGGACGAAGACGCCATGGCGGGTAACAgtaacaaagagagagagagagagagagagagagagaggagggggcgCTTTATCGAAGGTGATCCCAAAAAGTAAAATTAGGTGTAGGCGCCAGGACGGGCGGTATCCAACGTGGCACATTGAAGAGATTGTGGTCCCACAGGAACGTGCGGCTCAGATGCGTCGGTAGCAACAACGTTTATCTTGATCGTGTATTATTActgttattgttattatttttattattattaattgtttGTTATGAGAAAAGTTAAATGGAAAGAGCTTCTGAAGCGTCTTCGGCGCCGAATACGTGGCGCGCTCAAAAGTCGTCAAGGTGGGTGTGCATCTGCACATACTATGGGTTGAATTTAATTACATGCTTAGTTCTTGAAGTTTAGTTTTAGTACCATTTAAGTAGAATTAAGAGTCTCTAATTAAATACTTATTCCTTAATAACAAAGTAATATATCGAACAAATCACAAGATAGCTAAGCCCTCCATTTTATAAAACACAAGATGTATTTTTCCATCATTTGCACTTCAATATCACATTGTTAACACCAACCGAACCTAGcataattgactaaaattttaataactagCACCTAAGGccttaaatttagtttcaaatctaattattttatatttataataatcgAGTCTATATTTAAAGAATAAACAAAGAGACTACCTTTttcttaaaacaaaaatatttcacTCGGTTTACAAATGTAGCATTAGCATTTTACTGTCTATTTAGCAGAATATtttactgtaaaataaaaaaaaattagattacagcgaaatatatatatttttttaaacaacagTAAAGTACAAATAAATTAAACCACAAGATTGCTTCTGGTTGCTCCAGCAGGAAACAAACGGAGGAATTAAAAATAGTTGTTGTTAACACCATCTCACTCTTCAGATTGATCCTCCGTTCCATCATTATAGCAAGCAAAATTGTCACATACCAACCACCCACAGTGTACCCGTTTCCttaaaatatagtaatattttgcTAAGAATACCAGCAAAAAAAATGCATCCAACCGAATTTTCAGCTGCTTAGAATAGAAggcaaaaatttaaaagtaatcTATACCGATACAACGCTTTCGCCAAAACAGCTGAATGATCTATTTTAGCCCATTCGTGCTCCGAGCCTAGAATTGCACACTTTCCGCAATGCAGAGCAGCACAGATTAGACCATTTCAGCTATGTATATAGTTTTCcgaataataaaagaaaactcTGAGGCGGAAACTCCGTTCACTGCTCGGAAGCTGGTAGGGGCTGAAGGGCTTTGAGGGGATTCATGATGACTCCGTCGATTAGGCCGTACTCCTTGGCTTCTTTTGCGCTCATGAAGAAGTCCCGGTCGGTGTCTTGGTTGATCTTCTCGAGCGGTTGACCGGTATGGTATGCTAGATAGCCATTCAAATTCGCCTTGTGATGTAGCATCTCATTAGCCTGAAGCAAAGCaaaattatttagatatatTACCATTAAACCAAATTAATGtgaagttttttgtttttcttttctttttgaatatCCATGTATCGAGCAAAAGTTTTAAGGTTTACCTGGATGTCAATATCAGTTTGTCCACCCTGGGCTCCTCCGAGAGGCTGATGAATCATTATTCGGGAGTTGGGTAAGCTGTAGCGCTTCCCTGCATCAATTTGGATTGCGGAAAATAAGAAGAGTAAGAAAACAGCTAGACTTCCTTTTGGTAAAATGTAGTCTGTGAATTAAAAGATCAAAGAAAAACTCACTGACCTTTGGTACCCGAACTCAGAATGAAAGCACCCATACTGTTATAGGAAGGCCAAGAATGAGTCTCAAAAGTCAGTAACACATGCGGAACAAGAATGAAcagatatcgaaaaataaagcaaaatcATGTATATAAGATCAATGAAAAATTGGAAATGAGGAATATGAAGGGTATTTCCATTTTATACAGGTCAATTCAAGCTTGTTCTAATAACTTCCTGCTTTCATACCAAAAGAAAACCACAATGATATGAAGTAAACCAAATGGAAACTCTGAAATTTAGGCATAGGTTTCCTCAGATAAACTTAGCTGAGGTGTCATTGATATGAAGAATATGACTGTTATATGTTCTTTATTtgcaaagaaaaaatatatgaaatgtGAATTTCAGAACAAAATACATACTAAACTCTGTTAAGATCCAGTATAACAAAGCCAAGTTTTGAATTACTGAATGATGGCTTGCAGTGCTTAAAGTATCTGTAACTTCCAACATATCAATACAACAAAATCACCGAGGTATCCAATTGAAGGTTTGACAATGATACAACGCATCACTACGCACATGTATAAAACCAAAATATGCTGCACAATTGAAACATCAACTGTTTATGTTTGGAGATTGCGCACATCATGACAACGTTGCCAGCTTGTTGTTCACAAACAGCTCCCATTCAGCTCAAAACTAGGGCAGGAAGAGCTCACTCATTCGCTCATTTAATAAAGAAGCCTAGCTTGATCTTATAGTCTAGATTGCTTGGTTTAGGCTCAATCAAATTCGAAAGTATTGATAAAAGACAAAAACAGTAACACAATAAGACAATATAGCAATTTGTATGAAAGATTTGTGTAGAAAAAATGTATTTGATGTTATACTAGCACGATTCTAATTATATTGGGTAAAGCAATATATGTTTGCTCAAAGTTCATATAATTAAAA from Ananas comosus cultivar F153 linkage group 18, ASM154086v1, whole genome shotgun sequence encodes:
- the LOC109724113 gene encoding histone-lysine N-methyltransferase EZ3 isoform X3; translation: MDFPSKHRNQRMAEDQSVIGRRRIYYDPYGNEALICSDSDEEISEPLEEKHEFSEGEDQILWKALQDHGLNQEVLNILRHFIDATPSEIEERCKKLVEKNEKNANNSAAPDEAVHEGRAFLDKTLDAALDSFDNLFCRRCLVFDCRLHGCSQNLVMPSEKQPYEFELDESRKPCGDQCYLRRREGFQDPHGDSPDSSATHGMKSKMVTVERGTGLPSESEDSNPDDDNVNQVASMEKYADEDKPVMASSETAETSTSPNTKPTIPMKNRGKRSFSKNESISLGEDNLGPKEKKQKTLTSSDVSLDIKIDDEGPDSGEPSSDPLQEEAVDDSSEHSLRSDFCAGNQNDALDDIGEDTNKVSLMSFGDRNAQTSTCWSTLEKDLYLKGIEIFGRNSCLIARNLLSGLKTCIDVSNYMFNNGNTLPSRPLLTNSSFDDFGKADQEYTEQDMTTRTRICRRRGKTRKLKYTWKSTGHPTIRKRIADGKQQSCRQYTPCACQQMCGKDCSCMQNGTCCEKYCGCSKSCKNRFRGCHCAKSQCRSRQCPCFAAGRECDPDVCRNCWVSCGDGSLGEPPARGDGYQCGNMKLLLKQQQRIVLAKSDVAGWGAFLKNPVNKNDYLGEYTGELISHKEADKRGKIYDRANSSFLFDLNDQFVLDAYRKGDKLKFANHSSNPNCYAKVMLVAGDHRVGIFAKEHIEASEELFYDYRYGPDQAPAWARKPGGSSKRDDSAVSHSRAHKVA
- the LOC109724113 gene encoding histone-lysine N-methyltransferase EZ3 isoform X1 gives rise to the protein MASSSRGPDSSSHRPKRSEGPHGKDSISSLSSKLNQLKKQIQASRLVSIKEKIEKNRKSLRIHTCHMFDIAAAAEVATRSLPRPEMAENVLSARMGNALCELSGWECVNGSGEKEIGHSQEENLSAGTLAVGNGVVCLVKLPFIEKIPPYTSWIFLAKNQRMAEDQSVIGRRRIYYDPYGNEALICSDSDEEISEPLEEKHEFSEGEDQILWKALQDHGLNQEVLNILRHFIDATPSEIEERCKKLVEKNEKNANNSAAPDEAVHEGRAFLDKTLDAALDSFDNLFCRRCLVFDCRLHGCSQNLVMPSEKQPYEFELDESRKPCGDQCYLRRREGFQDPHGDSPDSSATHGMKSKMVTVERGTGLPSESEDSNPDDDNVNQVASMEKYADEDKPVMASSETAETSTSPNTKPTIPMKNRGKRSFSKNESISLGEDNLGPKEKKQKTLTSSDVSLDIKIDDEGPDSGEPSSDPLQEEAVDDSSEHSLRSDFCAGNQNDALDDIGEDTNKVSLMSFGDRNAQTSTCWSTLEKDLYLKGIEIFGRNSCLIARNLLSGLKTCIDVSNYMFNNGNTLPSRPLLTNSSFDDFGKADQEYTEQDMTTRTRICRRRGKTRKLKYTWKSTGHPTIRKRIADGKQQSCRQYTPCACQQMCGKDCSCMQNGTCCEKYCGCSKSCKNRFRGCHCAKSQCRSRQCPCFAAGRECDPDVCRNCWVSCGDGSLGEPPARGDGYQCGNMKLLLKQQQRIVLAKSDVAGWGAFLKNPVNKNDYLGEYTGELISHKEADKRGKIYDRANSSFLFDLNDQFVLDAYRKGDKLKFANHSSNPNCYAKVMLVAGDHRVGIFAKEHIEASEELFYDYRYGPDQAPAWARKPGGSSKRDDSAVSHSRAHKVA